In a genomic window of Taylorella equigenitalis ATCC 35865:
- a CDS encoding Gfo/Idh/MocA family oxidoreductase: MKNFALIGAAGYIAPRHMQAIKATNNNLVAAFDKNDSVGIIDSHFPDAYFFTEFERFDRFVDKVRRNKDDSRKIDYISICSPNYLHDAHMRFALRSDADAICEKPLVLNPWNIDGLLGIEKDTGRKVNTILQLRLHPAIIELREKIQKNPKDSKYEVDLTYITSRGRWYLQSWKGDLNKSGGVATNIGVHFYDMLQYLFGAVQENKVHLREETKSAGYLEYDKARVRWFLSVDSNDLPDAQKQAGQRTFRTITVDGEGIEFSGGFTDLHTVSYQEILAGRGFGLEENRVAIETVADIRNAPISNLSGDYHPFLKK; the protein is encoded by the coding sequence ATGAAAAATTTCGCTTTAATAGGAGCGGCTGGTTACATTGCTCCTCGGCATATGCAGGCTATCAAAGCCACTAATAACAATTTAGTGGCTGCCTTCGATAAAAATGATTCAGTTGGTATTATAGACAGTCATTTTCCAGATGCTTACTTTTTTACAGAGTTTGAAAGATTTGACCGATTTGTAGATAAAGTCCGCAGAAATAAGGACGATTCCAGAAAAATTGATTACATTTCTATCTGTTCTCCTAACTATCTGCATGATGCTCATATGCGTTTTGCGTTACGGTCAGATGCAGATGCTATTTGTGAGAAACCTCTTGTCTTAAATCCTTGGAATATTGACGGCCTTCTAGGGATAGAGAAGGATACAGGTAGAAAAGTTAACACTATCTTACAGCTTAGATTGCACCCAGCAATTATAGAACTTCGCGAAAAAATTCAGAAAAATCCTAAGGATTCCAAATACGAAGTTGATTTGACTTATATAACATCTCGTGGTCGTTGGTATCTTCAGTCTTGGAAGGGCGATTTAAACAAGTCGGGCGGTGTCGCTACCAATATTGGCGTTCATTTCTATGACATGCTTCAGTATTTATTTGGTGCTGTTCAGGAAAATAAAGTTCATCTACGCGAAGAAACTAAATCAGCAGGCTATCTCGAGTACGATAAAGCACGTGTTCGCTGGTTCTTGTCAGTAGATTCAAATGATCTTCCTGATGCACAGAAACAAGCTGGTCAAAGAACTTTCCGCACAATTACAGTAGATGGAGAGGGTATCGAGTTTTCTGGTGGGTTTACTGATCTTCATACTGTTTCATATCAAGAGATTCTTGCTGGTCGTGGCTTTGGTTTAGAAGAAAATCGTGTGGCTATTGAGACTGTTGCCGATATACGTAATGCTCCAATTTCTAATCTATCTGGCGACTATCATCCATTCTTAAAAAAATAA
- a CDS encoding YadA-like family protein, producing the protein MKTKSSNSKKSVKFGGLTFLASTLFVLNAQSSFAAVQVFGNSNTLIPGTTGAVVGGHFNKIGGKYSLIFGEYNDVQGKESIATGLKNNVTGDNSIGYGNLNIVEGKYASAIGMNNSASGTYSNAYGADNSASAENSSAFGVNNHATDIGAQAIGSENYATANLASAIGSFNFAEAANSSAFGSSNNAFGRKSTAIGNHNEAYGNGSSAIGTENKASNDDATAIGGHNEAADEYSTAVGYFNKAQGQWSSALGSANSAIGFASSALGHSSSALGQQSTAVGYKSIATTDGSTAIGSESEATGESSLAIGNKSIAYGDESSAVGFKNEASGYHSTAFGHNNIANTNSTTAVGVDNKASGAQASALGYQNNASGLMSTALGGANIASGFASSAQGYSNSAEGQQSNAIGYQNTASGDYSTALGSESEATEEGALAAGNQAKSTVANGVALGSFSEADREVASADDVYMKESKEVKASIMGDLGAVSVGNATATRQIINLAAGTKDTDAVNIAQLKALSNKTDSRFEKMDQRFEKMDQRINKLDKHTQAVAAEAMATASLVPSTTAGKGNLSLGVGTQYGETGYAIGVSYRTAKGGMTYNLIGAGNSQGRFGAGASVNFHW; encoded by the coding sequence ATGAAAACTAAATCTTCTAATTCTAAAAAATCAGTTAAGTTCGGTGGATTAACATTTTTAGCATCCACATTGTTTGTATTAAATGCTCAATCTTCATTTGCTGCAGTTCAAGTTTTTGGGAATTCAAATACACTTATTCCTGGTACAACAGGAGCAGTTGTAGGTGGTCACTTTAATAAAATTGGTGGTAAATATTCTTTAATTTTTGGTGAGTATAACGATGTACAAGGTAAGGAATCTATAGCTACTGGTTTAAAAAATAATGTAACTGGGGATAATTCAATTGGATATGGTAATTTAAATATAGTTGAAGGTAAATATGCAAGTGCAATTGGTATGAATAATTCTGCTTCTGGGACTTACTCAAATGCTTATGGTGCTGATAATTCAGCGTCTGCCGAAAATTCATCTGCATTTGGGGTAAATAACCATGCTACAGACATAGGAGCACAAGCTATAGGTTCAGAAAATTATGCCACAGCCAATTTAGCATCAGCAATTGGTAGTTTTAACTTTGCGGAAGCTGCGAATTCTTCTGCATTTGGAAGTTCAAACAATGCATTTGGTAGGAAATCCACTGCTATAGGTAATCATAACGAAGCTTATGGAAATGGATCAAGTGCAATTGGTACTGAAAATAAAGCCTCTAATGATGATGCTACTGCCATAGGCGGTCATAATGAGGCAGCTGACGAATATTCAACAGCAGTAGGTTATTTTAACAAAGCTCAAGGTCAATGGTCTTCAGCTTTAGGTTCTGCAAACTCTGCAATTGGTTTTGCTTCTTCTGCCTTAGGTCATTCAAGTAGTGCTTTAGGTCAACAAAGTACAGCCGTAGGTTATAAGAGTATTGCAACCACTGATGGAAGCACAGCCATAGGTTCAGAAAGTGAAGCTACTGGGGAAAGTTCTCTTGCAATTGGCAACAAAAGTATCGCATACGGTGACGAATCTTCTGCTGTAGGTTTCAAGAACGAAGCTAGTGGATACCATTCTACTGCATTTGGCCACAATAATATTGCCAATACAAATTCCACAACTGCTGTAGGTGTAGATAATAAGGCATCAGGTGCTCAAGCATCTGCACTAGGTTACCAAAATAATGCTTCAGGACTAATGTCTACTGCTCTGGGCGGTGCAAACATCGCAAGCGGTTTTGCGTCATCAGCACAAGGTTACTCGAACTCCGCTGAAGGTCAACAAAGTAATGCCATAGGTTATCAAAATACCGCATCTGGTGATTATTCTACAGCTCTAGGTTCAGAAAGCGAAGCTACAGAAGAAGGTGCACTTGCTGCAGGTAACCAAGCAAAATCTACAGTGGCTAACGGCGTTGCATTAGGTTCATTTTCAGAAGCTGATCGCGAAGTAGCATCTGCAGATGACGTTTATATGAAAGAAAGCAAGGAAGTAAAAGCATCTATTATGGGTGACCTTGGTGCAGTTTCTGTTGGCAATGCAACCGCAACTCGCCAAATCATTAACCTAGCAGCTGGTACTAAAGACACAGATGCTGTAAACATTGCCCAACTAAAAGCTCTAAGTAACAAAACAGATAGTCGCTTTGAAAAAATGGATCAACGCTTTGAAAAAATGGATCAACGCATAAACAAACTTGATAAGCATACTCAAGCCGTTGCTGCTGAAGCTATGGCTACAGCTTCATTAGTTCCTTCGACTACAGCTGGTAAAGGTAATTTATCTCTTGGTGTGGGTACACAATACGGTGAAACTGGATATGCAATTGGTGTGTCATACAGGACAGCGAAAGGTGGTATGACTTATAACTTAATTGGTGCTGGTAACTCACAAGGACGTTTTGGTGCTGGTGCATCAGTAAATTTCCACTGGTAA
- a CDS encoding acyltransferase, whose protein sequence is MSYFKHDTAIVDDGAQIGENSRVWHFVHVCGGAQIGEGVSLGQNVFVGNKVTIGDNCKVQNNVSIYDNVHLEEGVFCGPSMVFTNVYNPRSLINRKDEYKDTIVKRGATLGANCTIVCGVTIGEFAFIGAGAVVNKDVKPYALMVGVPARQIGWMSEYGEQLDLPLDGDGSATCSQTGAKYILKNGYLNRLSDE, encoded by the coding sequence ATGTCTTACTTTAAGCACGACACAGCAATTGTGGACGATGGTGCTCAGATTGGGGAGAATTCTCGAGTTTGGCATTTTGTACATGTCTGTGGTGGAGCCCAAATTGGAGAGGGGGTTTCACTAGGGCAAAATGTATTCGTAGGTAATAAAGTTACTATCGGCGATAATTGTAAGGTCCAAAACAACGTCTCTATATACGATAACGTGCATTTAGAAGAGGGCGTATTCTGTGGGCCAAGCATGGTTTTTACAAATGTATATAACCCGCGTTCACTTATTAATCGTAAGGATGAATACAAAGACACAATCGTAAAAAGAGGTGCAACCCTTGGAGCAAACTGCACGATTGTGTGTGGAGTGACTATTGGAGAGTTTGCTTTTATCGGTGCTGGAGCTGTGGTAAATAAGGACGTTAAGCCATATGCTCTTATGGTTGGTGTTCCAGCACGCCAGATTGGTTGGATGAGTGAGTATGGAGAGCAACTTGATCTTCCTCTTGATGGTGATGGCAGTGCTACCTGCTCGCAAACTGGTGCGAAATACATTCTTAAAAATGGATATTTAAATAGGCTATCGGATGAGTAA
- a CDS encoding ABC transporter permease, whose protein sequence is MLRPFIEIFKHRRIIFNTTLRELQSRNAGSILGVFWLVIYPVLFLAMYAFIYLMVFKIRLAIMSPYEYVMLIFCGLIPFLSFAESLSRGVGAVTSNSSLIKNTLFPIELIPVNVVLSSKVILLVGFLMLLGVMIYFHKVGYYYFYLPLVILLQILFTIGVTWIISALNVFFRDLGQIISLVVLMLMMISPIAYTEDMIPQELKSVLYVNPLYYLIVLYQKIFMFNSIDYKLLGIFAAIALVTFIIGYYFFIKLKGVFSDYI, encoded by the coding sequence ATGCTTAGGCCATTTATAGAAATTTTCAAACACAGAAGAATTATTTTTAATACAACGCTTAGGGAGCTTCAATCTAGAAATGCAGGTTCCATTTTAGGTGTGTTTTGGTTAGTTATCTATCCAGTACTTTTTTTGGCAATGTATGCTTTTATATACCTAATGGTGTTTAAAATCCGTCTAGCAATCATGTCACCTTATGAGTATGTGATGCTTATTTTTTGTGGCTTAATCCCTTTTTTAAGTTTTGCAGAGTCGTTAAGCCGTGGAGTTGGTGCGGTAACATCCAATTCTTCCTTGATTAAAAACACTCTTTTCCCTATCGAACTAATTCCTGTAAATGTAGTTTTATCCTCTAAAGTTATTTTGTTAGTTGGATTTTTAATGTTGTTAGGGGTAATGATTTACTTTCATAAGGTTGGATATTATTACTTTTATTTACCTCTAGTAATTTTGCTTCAAATTTTATTTACCATAGGGGTGACTTGGATAATTTCAGCTTTAAATGTATTTTTTAGAGATTTAGGTCAAATCATAAGTTTAGTGGTGCTTATGCTTATGATGATTAGTCCAATTGCATATACAGAGGACATGATTCCCCAAGAATTGAAGTCTGTCCTTTATGTTAATCCGCTTTATTACTTGATAGTGCTATATCAAAAAATCTTTATGTTCAACTCAATAGATTATAAGTTGTTAGGAATATTTGCTGCCATAGCACTGGTAACTTTCATAATTGGATATTACTTTTTTATTAAATTAAAGGGTGTATTTAGTGATTACATTTAA
- a CDS encoding ABC transporter ATP-binding protein: MITFNNEVNAIEVRNVSKMFKKYKNNASKILDLFGLNFSKNYEEFWPLKNINLIIKKGEKVGVIGRNGAGKTTLLSMVSDNLKPTEGSIKVNGKVNALFVLGTGFHPEFTGRQNIRSSLAFQGITGGKAKELEKEIIEFTELEDFIDQPLKTYSAGMYTRLAFTVATAIEPEVLIIDEILGAGDAYFNSKALARMNSLTNSGATVIFVSHDLSAVQKICDRCIWIDKGKIREDGNTLDVIKSYSLDVRRREELRLQSQNSGVKIENAENSQQILFRFITSNGTAPKTQGFRIAKINLYFKGKLYHEILVGDSMDNSPEQDGYLITDKKINWSGSKNSDGIWFREFKDQGGEYVHAVGIFKIPLSAKLRDFSFSIEYFDKFEDDISFDVFDSGKNSFRTLATFKSHDSESWICSESIFLIDPLLIEASPEIKTHEEESDVVEDEAPNDVYGTGELIITDFQTIDAEEKQKYVFTMEETMSFRISFNCFESISNPVFVIAIYKPDGEIVTQLIDKFRGYTKGQMPKNGFVDFKLDKIRIGRGEYLISVGVFHDVDLSNPVEQKTYCLHDRKYKFKIEQPFGINMDLGLVSQDFSVTYRDK, translated from the coding sequence GTGATTACATTTAATAATGAAGTTAATGCCATAGAGGTTAGGAACGTCTCTAAGATGTTCAAGAAATACAAAAATAATGCCTCAAAAATATTGGATTTATTTGGATTGAATTTTTCCAAAAATTATGAAGAGTTTTGGCCTCTTAAAAACATAAATCTCATCATCAAAAAAGGTGAGAAAGTTGGTGTAATCGGTAGAAATGGTGCAGGAAAGACAACTCTTTTAAGTATGGTATCCGATAATCTTAAGCCAACTGAAGGGAGTATAAAAGTAAATGGTAAGGTTAATGCCTTGTTTGTTTTAGGAACAGGATTTCACCCAGAATTTACAGGAAGACAAAACATTAGATCCTCTTTGGCTTTTCAAGGTATAACTGGCGGAAAGGCTAAAGAATTAGAAAAAGAAATAATTGAATTCACTGAGCTTGAAGATTTTATAGACCAACCGCTTAAAACATATTCTGCTGGAATGTATACAAGGCTTGCATTTACAGTTGCAACTGCTATTGAACCCGAGGTTTTGATTATTGATGAAATATTGGGAGCTGGTGATGCATACTTCAATTCTAAGGCACTTGCTAGAATGAATAGCCTCACCAATAGTGGTGCTACAGTTATATTTGTATCTCATGATTTGTCAGCTGTACAAAAAATATGTGATAGATGTATATGGATTGATAAAGGAAAAATAAGAGAAGATGGAAATACTCTTGATGTTATTAAATCATATAGTCTTGATGTAAGGCGTCGAGAGGAATTGAGATTGCAATCTCAGAATTCAGGGGTCAAAATTGAGAATGCAGAAAATTCACAACAGATACTTTTTAGGTTTATAACCTCAAATGGCACTGCTCCTAAAACTCAAGGTTTTCGTATTGCCAAAATCAATTTGTATTTTAAAGGTAAGCTATATCATGAAATTTTGGTTGGGGACTCTATGGATAACTCTCCAGAGCAGGATGGCTATTTAATAACTGATAAAAAAATAAATTGGTCTGGCAGTAAAAATTCTGATGGAATCTGGTTTAGGGAGTTTAAGGATCAGGGTGGAGAGTATGTTCATGCGGTTGGTATATTCAAGATTCCTCTTTCAGCAAAATTAAGGGATTTTTCCTTTTCTATTGAGTATTTTGATAAGTTTGAGGATGACATATCTTTTGACGTTTTTGATAGTGGTAAAAATTCCTTCAGAACATTAGCAACTTTTAAATCACATGATTCAGAATCTTGGATTTGCTCTGAATCTATATTTTTAATTGATCCGCTATTAATTGAGGCATCACCTGAAATTAAAACCCATGAAGAAGAATCTGATGTTGTTGAGGATGAGGCTCCGAATGACGTATATGGTACAGGTGAATTAATAATCACAGATTTTCAGACTATTGATGCAGAAGAAAAACAAAAATACGTTTTTACTATGGAAGAAACTATGTCTTTTCGCATAAGTTTCAATTGTTTTGAAAGTATTAGTAATCCTGTTTTTGTTATTGCAATTTATAAGCCTGATGGTGAAATTGTTACTCAATTAATAGATAAGTTTAGAGGGTATACCAAGGGTCAAATGCCTAAAAACGGTTTTGTTGATTTCAAGCTAGATAAAATTAGGATAGGTAGAGGTGAGTATCTAATTTCTGTTGGTGTTTTTCATGATGTTGATTTGTCCAATCCTGTTGAACAAAAGACCTATTGCTTACATGACAGGAAATATAAGTTCAAAATTGAACAACCATTTGGAATAAATATGGATTTAGGATTGGTTAGCCAGGACTTTTCAGTTACATATAGGGATAAATAA
- a CDS encoding sodium-dependent transporter, producing the protein MQKKYSIFSTRWGFILACVGSAVGMANVWGFPYKLGSNGGGAFLLIYLLFVAIFSYAGLSAEYAIGRRARTGTLGSYEYAWKTRNLAPVGRVLGWLPLAGSMCIAIGYAVIISYVLKALFQSIDGSLMSIDTNTWFESYALKDYSVIPFHAIIVFGTTITLFLGAHSIEKTNKIMMPLFFILFAILAIRVLFLDGAFNGYKFLITPEWKFLKDPMVWVSAMGQAFFSLSITGSGMLVYGSYLPKDQDIVDSAKKTAIFDTIAAVVAALVMIPAVFAYGMDQAGGPGLLFVTLPKILQDMVGGQIFAIILFTAVVFGGISSLQNMLEVVAESIMHRFPSLKRSWVLISLSVICFGIGLFMEPISSWGPWMDAVSIWIIPVGAVIGAISWFWILRKEDLLDEVNAGADRPVGSTWYAIGRYLYVPMALILCVIALSMGIAF; encoded by the coding sequence ATGCAAAAGAAATATAGCATTTTTAGTACAAGGTGGGGGTTCATATTAGCATGTGTCGGATCAGCTGTCGGCATGGCAAATGTTTGGGGCTTTCCTTATAAATTAGGATCAAACGGAGGCGGTGCCTTCCTTCTAATCTATTTACTATTTGTTGCTATTTTCTCTTATGCAGGTCTCTCAGCTGAGTACGCAATTGGTCGAAGGGCTCGCACTGGCACTTTAGGTTCCTACGAGTACGCTTGGAAAACACGCAATTTAGCACCTGTTGGACGCGTGTTAGGATGGTTGCCACTGGCTGGGTCTATGTGCATTGCCATAGGGTATGCAGTTATTATCTCTTACGTGCTTAAGGCACTATTTCAATCGATTGACGGATCACTTATGTCCATCGATACAAACACTTGGTTTGAGTCGTATGCACTGAAGGATTATTCAGTTATACCATTTCATGCGATTATCGTTTTTGGTACTACTATTACGCTATTTTTAGGTGCCCATAGCATAGAAAAAACGAACAAAATTATGATGCCATTGTTCTTTATTTTGTTTGCTATTTTGGCTATACGAGTACTGTTTTTAGATGGAGCTTTTAATGGCTATAAATTTCTCATAACGCCTGAGTGGAAGTTCCTCAAGGATCCCATGGTTTGGGTCTCTGCGATGGGTCAAGCGTTTTTCTCATTGTCAATTACTGGGTCTGGCATGTTGGTTTACGGTTCATACCTTCCTAAAGATCAGGATATCGTTGACAGTGCAAAGAAAACAGCAATTTTCGACACGATTGCAGCTGTGGTTGCCGCACTTGTTATGATCCCTGCAGTGTTTGCATACGGCATGGACCAAGCAGGTGGACCTGGGTTGCTTTTTGTGACATTGCCAAAGATACTTCAGGATATGGTTGGGGGTCAGATTTTTGCAATTATTTTGTTTACCGCAGTCGTGTTTGGAGGTATCTCATCACTACAAAATATGCTTGAAGTTGTTGCAGAATCTATCATGCACAGATTCCCTAGTTTAAAAAGATCATGGGTTCTCATTTCTTTAAGTGTTATCTGCTTCGGAATAGGTTTATTCATGGAACCGATTAGCTCTTGGGGACCTTGGATGGATGCGGTATCTATCTGGATCATTCCAGTCGGTGCGGTTATTGGGGCTATATCGTGGTTTTGGATTTTACGCAAAGAGGATTTGCTCGATGAAGTTAATGCTGGTGCTGACAGACCTGTAGGAAGTACGTGGTATGCTATAGGACGCTATTTATATGTACCGATGGCATTGATTTTATGTGTTATTGCCCTAAGTATGGGCATTGCATTTTAA
- a CDS encoding DegT/DnrJ/EryC1/StrS family aminotransferase: MEFIDLAKQQQRIKSEIDSNIQKVLSHGKYILGPEVQELEEKLASYVGAKYCITCANGTDALQIAQMALGIGPDDEVIVPGFTYIATAETAKLLGAKPVSIDVDAETYNINPALLEQAITSKTKAIIPVSLYGQCADYDAINSIAEKHNIPVIEDGAQSFGATYKGNKSCNLTTIACTSFFPSKPLGCYGDGGAIFTNDENLALVIRQVARHGQDRRYHHIRLGVNSRLDTIQAAILLPKLDILDDEIMLRQELAKTYTKLLNEIGVTTTPVIRSENLSVFAQYTIRIKDRDSLALKLKELGIPTAVHYPLPLNKQPVLADNLVLPVGDRISEEVISLPFHPYLTKDDILKIVEAISKVGFLSS, from the coding sequence ATGGAATTCATTGACTTAGCAAAACAGCAACAACGAATTAAGTCAGAAATCGACTCAAACATTCAGAAAGTGCTGTCACATGGTAAATATATATTAGGTCCTGAAGTACAGGAGCTTGAAGAAAAATTGGCTTCCTATGTGGGTGCTAAATATTGTATAACTTGTGCAAATGGTACCGATGCTTTGCAAATTGCACAGATGGCACTTGGCATTGGTCCTGATGATGAAGTTATTGTTCCAGGTTTTACTTATATAGCAACTGCTGAAACAGCAAAATTGCTTGGTGCTAAACCTGTATCCATAGATGTTGATGCCGAAACTTACAATATTAACCCTGCTCTGCTTGAGCAAGCCATTACTTCTAAAACTAAAGCCATTATACCCGTCTCATTATATGGTCAATGTGCAGATTATGATGCTATAAATTCTATAGCAGAAAAACATAATATCCCAGTCATTGAGGATGGAGCTCAAAGTTTTGGAGCTACTTACAAGGGTAATAAATCTTGTAATTTAACCACTATTGCATGCACTAGTTTTTTCCCAAGTAAACCTCTAGGTTGTTATGGGGATGGAGGAGCTATTTTCACTAATGATGAGAATCTTGCTCTTGTAATAAGACAAGTTGCGAGACATGGGCAGGATCGCAGATATCATCACATTAGGTTGGGTGTTAATAGTCGTCTAGATACCATTCAAGCAGCAATTCTACTGCCTAAACTTGATATTCTCGATGATGAGATAATGCTTAGACAAGAGTTAGCAAAAACGTATACAAAATTACTAAATGAAATAGGGGTCACTACAACTCCAGTTATAAGGTCAGAAAATTTAAGTGTTTTTGCTCAATACACAATCAGAATAAAAGATCGTGATTCTTTAGCATTGAAATTAAAAGAATTGGGTATCCCTACTGCGGTTCACTATCCACTACCACTCAACAAGCAACCAGTACTTGCAGACAATTTAGTCTTGCCAGTAGGTGATAGGATTTCAGAGGAGGTAATTAGTTTGCCTTTTCATCCTTACTTAACTAAAGACGATATTCTTAAGATTGTTGAAGCCATTTCAAAGGTCGGGTTTTTAAGTAGCTGA
- a CDS encoding glycosyltransferase family 4 protein, translating into MSKPTLWIINQYASTPDTGMGGRSFYIGRELVNLGWEVIIVASASHHLLGKPLQLTDWYKIENHNGLKFVWLRMPSYKGAHSKKRIYGWFKFSSTLKKLQLIDLPKPSHILQSSPSPIPFYGARKLAKRYKAKLIFEVRDIWPLSLVQIGNKSPNHPFIKFLQYTEDYAYKHADIVISNLKFAWKHMITRGMEKSKFHWIPNGYSEEEFAKPEPLSPEFIAKFPKDKLIVGYAGTLGLANNLFPLLDAAELLKEHKDIHIVLVGEGKLKQELIDYANSKNLENVSFLNRVTKSQIPSVYKMFDICFMSLVREDVFKYGISPNKLFEYLAAGKPIIYAVDSGEFKPVEEAKCGITVTSGNFNDIAQAVLDFKIQSDSEKATLGSNAHNYAKANYEYYSLSKKMESILLGS; encoded by the coding sequence ATGAGTAAGCCCACGCTTTGGATTATTAATCAGTATGCCTCTACTCCAGATACTGGTATGGGAGGTAGGTCTTTCTATATAGGAAGAGAGTTAGTAAATCTTGGTTGGGAAGTGATAATTGTGGCATCAGCCTCTCATCATTTGTTAGGTAAGCCTCTCCAACTTACAGACTGGTACAAAATAGAAAATCACAATGGATTGAAATTCGTGTGGTTACGTATGCCCTCGTATAAAGGAGCCCATTCAAAAAAACGGATTTATGGTTGGTTTAAGTTTTCAAGTACATTGAAGAAATTACAATTAATAGACCTCCCTAAACCTTCCCACATTTTACAATCCTCGCCTTCCCCAATTCCATTTTATGGTGCAAGAAAATTAGCTAAAAGATATAAAGCGAAATTAATTTTTGAGGTTCGTGACATATGGCCACTATCCCTCGTACAAATTGGCAATAAAAGTCCGAACCACCCCTTTATAAAGTTTCTACAATATACAGAGGACTATGCTTACAAACATGCAGACATTGTTATTTCCAATTTGAAGTTTGCATGGAAGCATATGATTACTAGAGGTATGGAGAAATCTAAATTTCATTGGATACCTAATGGTTACAGTGAAGAGGAGTTTGCTAAACCTGAACCATTGAGTCCAGAGTTCATTGCGAAATTTCCAAAAGATAAGTTAATCGTTGGGTATGCCGGAACTCTTGGACTAGCTAATAATCTTTTTCCATTACTAGATGCAGCTGAGCTTTTAAAAGAACACAAGGATATTCATATTGTTCTAGTTGGCGAAGGAAAGCTAAAACAAGAATTAATAGATTATGCAAATTCAAAAAATCTTGAAAACGTCTCATTCTTAAACAGGGTTACGAAAAGTCAAATACCCTCGGTTTATAAAATGTTCGACATCTGTTTTATGAGTTTAGTTAGGGAAGATGTTTTTAAATATGGCATTTCTCCAAATAAACTTTTTGAGTATTTGGCTGCTGGAAAACCAATTATTTATGCTGTAGATTCAGGAGAGTTTAAACCTGTCGAAGAGGCTAAATGTGGTATTACAGTAACTTCAGGCAATTTCAACGACATTGCACAGGCAGTGTTAGATTTTAAAATTCAATCAGATTCTGAAAAAGCCACATTAGGCTCTAATGCTCATAATTACGCTAAAGCTAATTATGAGTATTACTCATTATCAAAAAAAATGGAATCAATTTTGTTAGGTAGTTAA